The proteins below come from a single Bordetella genomosp. 11 genomic window:
- a CDS encoding helix-turn-helix transcriptional regulator, translating to MSNVVEQSPNTLIKIKRLTEITQLCRASIYSRYNVSSSSFDPDFPPRIYLSPRTVRWKLGDVLAWIERRPNSSAACAVALARSPLDQHEVAR from the coding sequence ATGTCTAATGTTGTCGAGCAGTCTCCGAACACGCTTATAAAGATAAAGCGTCTTACGGAAATTACACAATTGTGCCGTGCGTCTATCTACTCACGATACAACGTGAGCAGTTCTTCTTTTGATCCCGATTTCCCGCCAAGGATTTATTTGTCTCCACGCACTGTCCGGTGGAAGCTAGGCGATGTATTGGCGTGGATCGAAAGACGCCCTAATTCCTCCGCTGCATGTGCCGTCGCATTGGCTAGATCGCCCCTTGATCAACACGAGGTGGCACGATGA
- a CDS encoding phospholipase A: MPRTATVHKRLGRPLGGLAAMLSAAAACTAHAGISYKLDRASAAPGTTVHVQAVYFNDGDAGGRWKPPAKLVLQWRSTSGAVVRSLANADSADLDINVPVNNFARMSWTAVVPATATGLQAVSIEGEPAMMALDASGIGAIASTPADVPVVDARTGKALPPAEVQATGVSPQAGPAPTDAAVAASPASTGNPAFDRLRAGLSEYEPTYFDLRTRDRTTAKFQFSFKYKLFSPDRGEQPGFLDHLYLAYTQTSVWDLQGESRPFIDTTFNPSLFWQSDKMWQSKNNDWSLGMTSGVEHASNGKAGDDSRSVNDAFVQPAVNYRFDGGSTLTFAPRIKGYFALGDQNRDYTDYTGWVDYHLRWAQDNGLVASLMYRQGDSARRTAQLDLAWPLKRTFLNMNGYLHLQYFNGYGDTLLGYNQRQSSQIGIGLSLVP; this comes from the coding sequence ATGCCTCGCACTGCTACCGTACACAAGCGCCTTGGGCGGCCATTGGGAGGGCTTGCCGCCATGCTGTCTGCCGCCGCGGCCTGCACCGCGCATGCCGGCATCAGCTACAAGCTGGATCGCGCCAGCGCCGCCCCGGGAACCACCGTCCATGTCCAGGCCGTCTATTTCAACGACGGCGATGCCGGAGGGCGCTGGAAGCCGCCCGCCAAGCTGGTGCTGCAATGGCGCTCGACCTCTGGCGCCGTCGTCCGAAGCCTGGCTAACGCCGACAGCGCCGATCTGGACATCAACGTGCCGGTCAACAACTTTGCCCGCATGTCATGGACCGCGGTCGTACCGGCCACCGCCACCGGCCTGCAGGCCGTTTCCATCGAGGGCGAACCGGCGATGATGGCTTTGGATGCCAGCGGCATCGGCGCCATCGCCAGCACGCCGGCCGACGTGCCCGTCGTGGATGCGCGTACCGGCAAGGCCCTGCCCCCGGCGGAAGTCCAGGCCACCGGCGTGTCGCCGCAGGCGGGACCGGCGCCTACCGATGCGGCGGTCGCCGCGAGCCCGGCCTCCACCGGAAACCCCGCCTTCGATCGCCTGCGCGCGGGCCTGTCGGAGTATGAACCCACGTATTTCGACCTGCGCACGCGCGACCGCACCACCGCGAAATTCCAGTTCAGCTTCAAGTACAAGCTGTTCTCGCCCGACCGCGGCGAGCAGCCCGGCTTCCTCGACCACCTGTACCTGGCCTACACGCAGACCTCCGTATGGGATTTGCAGGGCGAATCCCGTCCCTTCATCGATACCACCTTCAATCCCAGCCTGTTCTGGCAGTCGGACAAGATGTGGCAGTCGAAGAACAACGACTGGAGCCTGGGCATGACCAGCGGCGTGGAGCACGCTTCCAACGGCAAGGCCGGCGACGATTCGCGTTCGGTGAACGATGCCTTCGTGCAGCCGGCCGTGAACTATCGCTTCGACGGCGGCAGCACCTTGACGTTCGCCCCGCGCATCAAGGGTTATTTCGCGCTGGGCGACCAGAACCGCGACTACACGGACTACACGGGCTGGGTCGATTACCACTTGCGCTGGGCGCAGGACAACGGCCTGGTCGCATCGCTGATGTATCGCCAGGGCGACAGCGCGCGGCGCACGGCGCAGCTGGATCTGGCATGGCCGCTGAAGCGCACCTTCCTGAACATGAACGGCTATCTGCACCTGCAGTACTTCAACGGCTACGGCGACACCTTGCTGGGCTACAACCAGCGGCAAAGCTCGCAGATCGGCATCGGTTTGTCGCTCGTGCCCTGA
- a CDS encoding tyrosine-type recombinase/integrase has translation MPKLAAALNDRLIRNAKPKDKPYSLADGDGLSLIVSPTGRKSWSFRYRVEGKQSAAVLGEYPAMGLAQARADAADKRLSASGGGAVLGVRAKRKIEREVLAAAAGGGWEDQNEDWKKYSFNAISKMWLEEYTRTHASQTNYQVTYVLETHFQPEVGNKDMRTLRSGDLTSVLRKLARETPSQAEVAIRCIYGMIDYCITENIREEDQLLRFKGILPKKRRKKHIPGVTDDRHIGELMAAIYGYGGFVVRNALLYCAWTILRPGIVASAMWEETDLDKAEWHIKGVNEDGTNRMKMGFDHIVSLPRQAIAMLKEMQKLTGNEKYIFPPLGGWNQEHVHRDALSKALREMGFRGKHTPHGFRASLRTLARERLKIDIDVLEAQLAHAKKDDVQAAYDRTQFLDERRQVMQLWADYLDEKMAEYLTKKKEWEEEFAETFSEG, from the coding sequence GTGCCCAAGCTCGCTGCCGCCCTGAACGATCGGCTGATTCGCAATGCCAAGCCGAAGGACAAGCCCTATTCCCTGGCTGATGGCGATGGCCTATCCCTGATCGTCTCGCCCACAGGGCGCAAGTCGTGGTCGTTCCGTTACCGGGTGGAGGGAAAGCAGAGCGCCGCTGTCTTGGGAGAATATCCGGCGATGGGGCTGGCCCAGGCGCGTGCCGATGCTGCCGACAAGCGATTGTCTGCCAGCGGAGGCGGCGCCGTGCTGGGTGTGAGGGCCAAGCGCAAGATCGAGCGCGAAGTGCTGGCTGCGGCAGCCGGGGGCGGGTGGGAAGACCAGAACGAAGACTGGAAGAAGTACTCGTTCAATGCGATTTCCAAGATGTGGCTGGAAGAATACACGCGTACCCATGCCAGCCAAACCAACTACCAGGTCACGTATGTGCTGGAAACTCATTTTCAGCCCGAAGTCGGCAACAAGGACATGCGCACCCTGCGCAGCGGCGATCTAACCTCTGTCTTGCGCAAGCTGGCGCGGGAGACGCCTTCGCAAGCCGAAGTGGCAATCCGCTGCATCTACGGCATGATCGACTACTGCATCACCGAGAACATCCGCGAGGAAGACCAGCTCCTGCGCTTCAAGGGCATCTTGCCCAAGAAGCGCCGGAAAAAACATATCCCTGGTGTCACGGACGACCGCCATATCGGTGAGCTGATGGCGGCTATATACGGCTATGGCGGCTTCGTCGTCCGCAATGCGCTGCTTTATTGCGCCTGGACGATCCTTCGTCCCGGCATCGTCGCTAGCGCTATGTGGGAAGAAACCGATCTGGACAAGGCGGAATGGCACATCAAGGGCGTGAACGAAGATGGCACGAACCGGATGAAGATGGGGTTCGATCACATTGTCTCGTTGCCGCGCCAAGCCATTGCCATGCTCAAGGAAATGCAGAAGTTGACGGGCAACGAAAAGTACATTTTCCCGCCGTTGGGCGGCTGGAACCAGGAGCATGTCCACCGGGATGCATTGTCCAAGGCTCTGCGCGAGATGGGGTTCCGTGGCAAGCACACGCCTCATGGCTTCCGAGCCTCGTTGCGGACGCTAGCGCGTGAACGTCTGAAAATCGACATCGACGTGCTTGAGGCGCAGCTTGCCCACGCGAAGAAAGACGACGTGCAAGCGGCGTATGACCGTACGCAGTTCCTCGATGAGCGCAGGCAGGTCATGCAGCTTTGGGCGGACTACCTGGACGAGAAAATGGCGGAGTACCTAACCAAGAAGAAGGAGTGGGAGGAGGAATTTGCCGAGACTTTTTCTGAAGGTTGA